TCCATGTCTTAGTGCAATCCAGGCCAATCGTTCCTAAGAAAGATGTAGCTGTATATGGATATGGAAGTGTGGCATGGAAGGATCGAGTGGTCGAGTGGAAGAAAAGGCAGAATGAGAAACTTCAGATGGTTGAGCATCAAAGACAAAATGAGGATGGAGATATTGGTGGGGATGGACCAGATGATACTGATTTGCCTAAGTAAGAAACTATTCAAAATTCTTTCATGTCCTCTTGCTAAATTATTATACAATTCTCCACCTTAGAATAAAATCCGAAGTGttctactaaaaaaaatagcataatgATATATTTTCAGTACAAGAGGAAGGTTATTAAGAACCATTAAGAAGTGGAAACCGCTCATCTTTCATGCTAGCTGCAGACTCACACTGACATTACTTGGTTGATTGCCTTCTGATGTCTGGAAAATTGTCTAGGTGCCTAGAACTAAGCTTCTCAAGAACTATGGCAAAGGCATGGAGCTATAATATCTTAAATAGGAGGGCTTCTATATGCATAATTTTGGCTTTTTAGTCTAGAATTGGGGTGGGTTGAAAACCGATATTGATAGTCTGCATCATGGTGTCCACATTATTGTTCTACctaagattaattaaaagctcaatatctttatttattttcaacattttcttcCCTTACCCCCTATATTTTGCTTTCGTACAAGTTTGAGAGCCTTTCTTCCTTTGCTTGGGAAACTTACTTTTGGGCTTTGAGACGTAGAAGGAGAGAAGTATGGTAGTCATTTTGAACCGTGGACACTCTATTTGATTTGTTTTGAACTGCAGAATTCTGATTTTGCATAGCTTAAGATTAGTGGTGAGTCATGTTCATCAGGAGTTTTTGAGGCTTTGATGGGCTTGTCCCTTCTTCCCTTTTTGGGGGTTTTTGAGCTCTCATGTGAATAATCTCCTTTTTAGTTCTTTTTCCCCCTCCTTTTTGGTGATTGCTTAACTCCAAAACCAATATTTGAGACCTTCATTGGGAGGGTAAAAAACATGTTTCAAACTATGGAATTCTCAGATGAGATTTTATACTGTTTATCTTCACAGTATGTTCCATCTAATCTTTTCCTACACTGTTCTATGCTTGCTTTTATCTGTGCCCTGGctcattcttttttcctttttccatttttttgggGTTATTTATGAGATTGGTTGATATATTTTATCAGGATGGATGAAGCGAGGCAACCACTTTCAAGGAAGTTACCCATTCCTTCAAGCATAATAAGCCCTTACAGATTGATAATTATACTCCGACTCATAATTCTTGGCTTCTTTTTCCATTATAGACTTCTTCATCCAGTTCATGATGCATATGGCTTGTGGGTAACATCAGTTATATGTGAAATATGGTTTGCTATATCATGGATTCTGGATCAGTTTCCAAAATGGTGTCCAGTACGTCGAGAAACATACCTTGATCGGCTCTCACTAAGGTAACTAGGCCAACCATCTAATTTGATTCATCATTTTTGCTAAGTGGTCTTCAGATGTGTTCAAGCTCATCATCTGCTCCTTAAATTCTCAGGTATGAAAAAGAAGGGAAGCCTACTGAATTGGCTAGCATAGACATCTTTGTGAGCACGGTTGATCCTACAAAAGAACCTCCATTAATCACTGCAAACACGGTTCTCTCCATCCTTGCTGTGGATTATCCAGTTGATAAAGTTGCATGCTACGTCTCAGATGATGGTGCTGCCATGCTCACTTTTGAAGCACTTTCTGAGACCTCTGAATTTGCCAGGAAATGGGTCCCTTTCTGTAAAAAATTTAGTATTGAGCCCCGTGCCCCTGAATGGTATTTTTCTCAGAAAATCGACTATCTCAAAAACAAAGTTCATCCGGCATTTGTGAAACAACGACGAGCAATGAAGGTTTGCTACTGTCCCCTATATGAAAACATAAATTCTCATTTCAGTTGATCTGTTTCAATGAAGGTGCAATTTCCTGTATAATACCTTAAGTTTCCATATAAAGGTaatgtttgattatattattttccgGGTTCAGAGAGAGTATGAAGAGTTCAAAGTTCGAATAAATGGGTTAGTTTCCATGGCACAAAAGGTTCCTGAGGAAGGCTGGACAATGCAGGATGGAACTCCATGGCCTGGAAACAATGTTCGCAATCATCCTGGCCTGATCCAGGTGATGACTTATCTTTCCATTTTGCAAGAACTGTCTTCTCTTGGTTGTTACGGAACCTTGTTGGAATTGAATAGGTTCTGTAAAATGTATCATGAATGTGATATTCTATGTAGGATAGGAAAAAGTATCTAATAGTATGTATGAATTTCTCTTAATCGTATAGACATGTTTTGAACTCCCAAGAGCCCTTTAGGTCCAAAATGaacaatatttacataattggGAGTAGATCATTATAAATGACATTAGAATTAGACCATCAAAGCTGGATTGGGGGTCGGGGTGTTTTTCACAAGTGatgttatatttatttgtttaaccAATCTTCTCTGCATGGAGGGTTTGTTTCATACAATCCTATGTTGGGTAATTGTAATATTTGAGCTTTTAAACTATGTTTAGTTCCTAGAAAGTTTGAAGGAGGaatataagagaaagaaaataaagagaaaaaataattgaagagcaataaaaaatgatttaaaattaaattatgtttatatattacttcaaactttttcacttatttaattcttttatataaaaattaaataatttaaaaatatacaaatttcttaataattttaattatatttgactttatttttcatttttcatagtaaaacaaaatatgaaaaaaattatttttcttaatacatatatttttttcttttcctaacaCTTTTCAAGAAGCAAACATATAGCGTTGAAGTCGGAATAATATTTACACGACGGGAGCGTGTCCTTCATAGAAATATCTTGTGTTTCCTAATtgttaaatgtttttcttaGGTGTTCCTAGGCCACGTTGGTGTCCATGATATTGAAGGAAATGAATTACCTCGTCTAGTTTATGTCTCTCGTGAGAAGAGGCCAGGGTTTGAACATCACAAAAAAGCTGGTGCCATGAATGCTCTGGTAAACCTTAAATCAATAACACCTTCATAGATCCTTTTTCTTTGGTTGCCTTTCCTTGTCTTCTGTTTTTACTTTTAGTATAATACCTGGTTTCGATGAATAAACACTTGGCACAGAATTTATTGAGCTTTGTTGCTGTTTTTATGAATGTCCAAGGTGCGAGTTTCAGCAGTCATTTCAAATGCCCCGTATCTTCTGAACGTTGACTGTGACCATTATATCAACAATAGCAAGGCACTTAGAGAGGCTATGTGTTTCATGATGGACCCCTCATTGGGTAAGAGAGTTTGCTATGTCCAGTTTCCCCAAAGATTTGATGGGATCGATCGTCATGATAGATACTCAAATCGAAATATTGTCTTCTTTGATGTATGtatacctttttctttctttttttccttctttattgtTTCTTCTATCATTAGGAAAGCTAATTTTTCAAAGGAAACAGATTAACATGAGAGGCTTAGATGGTATACAAGGGCCAATATATGTTGGAACCGGTTGTGTCTTCAGAAGGCAAGCACTTTATGGTTATGATGCTCCTGTCAAGAAGAAGCCCCCTGGCAAGACCTGTAACTGTCCCCGATGTTGCTGCCTGTGTTGTGGGTCTCGAAAGGGCAAAAAAGTGAAGCAAAGGGacccaaaaaagaagaaaatgaagcacAGGGAGTCTTCAAACCAGATATATGCACTTGAAACCATTCAGGGGGGAATTAAAGGTGTGGATTTACTTTCAAAGACAATTTGCCGTTTTGCTCTATGTAGGATTGCATTTTGCAAGGGTTGGTCCGGTTGATAGGTAATTCAAGTTCAATctaaattaagaaacaattgaCCATTTCTAATTGGAAATATTCAACCCAAACCTAACCCAACTTCGTTTTTTTTAGATTGAGCTAATGGAGTtgcataatttatatatatatatatatatatatatgagaattTAAATGGtgaatagaataaaattttaagataataataaaaaagtaatataatatgatttttcttgaaagtctaaaaagaaaaaagaattatattgTAATATGGTATAGTATATGTCatcaatattataaaaatattaaattgaaattagttGGGTTATTTGAACTCTGTTGGAGTCCaactcaaattgagttttgagttaaaaaaatctaactcaAATTCAACTCAATTATTCAAAATGATTACTCAATCATGTACAAATCACGAGTTGAGTTCTAATTGGATTGGAGCAATCCATTCAAGTTACACCCTAGTTTTGGGACTAAATCGGGGATTTGTTATTGCAGGAATCTACACCGAGCAAGCATCCAAGACATCCCCAGATGAACTTGAGAAGAAGTTTGGGCAGTCACCCGTGTTCATAGCCTCTACGCTTTTGGAGAACGGTGGAATTCCCGATGAAGCCCGTCCTGCATCACTCTTGAAAGAAGCCATCCAAGTCATTAGCTGTGGCTATGAAGATAAAACAGATTGGGGAAAGGAggtaaggagaaaaaaattcaaagttctGAAAACCTTTCATTAGCAAGTTCTACCATTATCACTTCATTcctttctaaattttcaaacactGAACCAGGTTGGCTGGATATATGGCTCTGTGACAGAGGATATACTAACAGGGTTCAAGATGCACTGCCATGGATGGCGGTCTGTTTACTGCATACCCAAGCGGCCTGCATTCAAGGGCTCAGCTCCCATCAACCTCTCAGATCGTCTGCACCAGGTTCTTCGGTGGGCCCTTGGGTCTGTTGAGATTTTCTTTAGCAAACACTGTCCAGTCTGGTATGGCTACGGGGGTGGCTTGAAATGGCTGGAACGATTTTCCTACATAAACTCCGTCGTGTATCCTTGGACCTCAATTCCATTGATCATTTACTGTACCTTGCCAGCCATCTGCCTCCTCACCGGGAAATTCATCGTCCCTGAGGTATCCCCTAATCCTATTCGTTGATATCATattgggaattttggaaataacCCACTAGAGAAGGATGATTGTCATTTTCTGTGAGCCTCTTACAGAGCTCATCCCTTACTCAAACTGTTTACAGATCAGCAACTACGCAAGCATCGTGTTCATGGCACTCTTCATATCCATAGCTGCAACAGGCATCATCGAGATGCGATGGGGTGGCGTAGGAATAGATGATTGGTGGAGAAATGAGCAGTTCTGGGTAATAGGAGGTGTTTCATCACACCTTTTTGCTCTTTTCCAGGGTTTACTCAAGGTTTTGGCCGGCGTCAACACAAATTTCACCGTTACCTCCAAAGCAGGTGACGATGGAGAATATTCTGAGCTTTACCTCTTCAAATGGACATCTTTGTTAATTCCTCCGACCACATTACTGATCATAAACATAGTTGCTGTCGTGGTTGGCATCTCCGATGCCATCAACAATGGATACGAATCCTGGGGCCCCCTGTTTGGTAAACTATTCTTTGCCTTATGGGTGATAGTCCACCTCTACCCCTTCCTCAAAGGACTGATTGGAAAAAAAGACAGGCTGCCCACCATCATCCTGGTCTGGTCAATTCTGCTGGCCTCACTCTTAACTCTTTTGTGGGTTCGAATCAATCCATTTTTGACCAAAGACGGCCTTGTCCTGGAGGTTTGTGGATTGGATTGTGACTAAGATATTAAACAGAGTTTAGATCGTTTTTACTTGCATCCCAGAGAAGCGGTTTTTTTTCCGGTTTGCAAGACAGATTTTTGTCCTTTGGACCAGCTGCAAGAACACCTCTCTGCTGCCAGGATCTGCAAGATGACTAGACATTCCAGAGCCAAGGAGAACGTCCATTGCTGAAGAAAGCTAGAGCAGGAAGATGTATAgttacaacaaagaaaaaagcaGAAGCTGACGGAtcgattttcatttgatttttttttcagggTTTGATTGATTCTTTCATTAGATGCATCTGAgcttctgattttttatttcctacCTTTTATGTTCTGGGGTTATTTCATGGAACTATAGAATTCATTCCCTTTTCAACAGGGGCCATCTCAAAGGTTTATTTTCATGTAACTTCTTCTCACTTCATTACATTACATTTTGGACAATGTAGGCTGTCAAGTCTATTCTTGGTACTATGACATTCTTCTTTGTTCTCTCCATCTTTCTTGTTCCCAGAAGTAAAATAAGAACACTCTTTAAAGACCATAACTACTGAAAACAATGGTATGCACGTGGAAAAAGGTCTGGCTATGGCAGATGGTGGTGTCTCCAAGTAGATCCCATTATCGATCAGTGTACTTTATCTTGGTCTTATTTCTTGGAACCCttattcattgatttcatcataTACTTTGATCGGTCTAGATTAATTTTTGTTAGGAGAGcttaatataaaattcaataaattattatttattagttaaaaccttattttttcaaagtttaCTATCaatattccttttttaaaatatgccACTATGactttaattttaacttttacttaaataaaaaaacaataaattgtaTCCAACAAGACTGAAACAATAAACTCCTTTAATAAAATCATCCAAATTGATATTAAACTCCTTTctagcattaaaaaaattttgccCCCACAAAGTACATCTAAATAGGACAGAAGCTCCTATAAAATATAGGTTTTAgcttcttaaaaattaatttaaacatTCTTAAATCTTGGGATTAACTCATCAGAAGCTAAAGACTACTTTTTTAACCTAGTATGATatacatatttaattaattttctaaactttcgattaattttattaaaaaattatgatataaaaataatttaaataaaaaataagaaaattaatttttttataatttatttttttagaagtaattttttttatttgtgttaaAAGGGGGGAAAATCagttttttaaatctatatattCTCAAATCCACCAACTCTGTCCACAACAAAAATTTTGTCaggattaaaaacaaaaaatcgtGGAAACGGACCGGCGGCCAGAACCATCCCAAAGAAGGCTTTTAGAGACCATAACAAATATTCTGTCAcgattaaaaacatgaaatcgcGGAAACGGAGGCGGGACCAGAATTATCCCAAAGAAGCTTCTAGTGACAGTTGGTCAAAAAGACTGGAGATGGCTGTTGGAGGAGACCTGGGTTTCCTAGTCTAATGCTTTAACACAACGCTGGAGGTGGCTGCTTATGCACCATCCCTTTGACAATGGCCCAAAGTCTAGGCGGCTGGAGCCTGGAGGTGCCTGGTGAAAATCTTTAGTTCCCATCAGGTTGGGCCAAAATGGATTATTTAGTCTTTAATCTTGATTGATTACCGAATAAAATATCAACCAAAGGTAAATTTGCTTGAAATTATCCTGATTAATAAAACCATATTTGATTGAAATCGTGGACTGAGACCCAACATCACAATCAACTCAAAGAAGGTTACGATGATATTGGGTCCGAGTAAGAAGCTCCAAAGCATTCTATACGATGAAAATATTACCTGTCTACATTGATTTGCCTGCGTTCAGTCCCAAACTCGCAACGTAGAGTGGCTTATCGGCATCATCAACCATGGGTTTCTGTTAATAAACTAGCTAGAAGTGCGTGCATGGAGGACCACCCTCAGAAACCTTAGCTATATCTATATGGCCTGCTATCATTTACTGGTGTCACTCAAGGATGCGAAGGAAGTCTTTGATGCATGTAACATATAGGATTCTTTCGATACCGTTTAGGGTGTCTATGTGAATGTTTTCCAAATCTGTTCTTAAAAGCAGTTATCCATTGTTTTTTCTCTTGttcttcatcaaattattatgtatttatatataatgcaaaaaaaaaaaagttaaatattttttaaggtatattttgaattattagttcagaatatattttttttgaactagaaaattgaatacatttaaaaatgaaattaaaaaaaaatctatttttaagaataatttataatacttctgtgtttaaaaattatattttaaaaatatttttacaaaaaatgaggataattataacatttttttttaaaaaaaaaaattgtcttaaaaataatattttctcaagaaaaacTAAGAATCTCTTTACTAATTTTCTATAGTCTActtgttaattgtttttaaaaataaatttctattctttaggccgaagaaatagaaaaatattcgtgtgacaataaaaaatgaaaaataatttcatatttttaaaaataggaaatgaagagtttttcataaaatatcttttcatttatttttttatgattgttttaaaagataattatacaaaaacgaagaatgattaaaaataaacactacacctaaaagttattttaaaaaataataaacgaGTTAAAAACATTCTCAAGTTTCAAAACcaacatttatt
Above is a genomic segment from Vitis riparia cultivar Riparia Gloire de Montpellier isolate 1030 chromosome 7, EGFV_Vit.rip_1.0, whole genome shotgun sequence containing:
- the LOC117917513 gene encoding cellulose synthase A catalytic subunit 2 [UDP-forming]-like, translated to MATGGRLIAGSHHRNEFVLINADDIARIKSVRELSGQICHICGDGVEITVDGELFVACNECAFPVCRPCYEYERREGNKVCPQCKTRYKRIKGSPRVEGDEEEDDIDDLEHEFDYANSNTWATQEVAGEMLTVCLDIDCGNHDSASGISTCSELVSPPLSSQVPLLSYPMENADIHADQHALIVPPFTGYRNRIYPTPYNDPSVSLQSRPIVPKKDVAVYGYGSVAWKDRVVEWKKRQNEKLQMVEHQRQNEDGDIGGDGPDDTDLPKMDEARQPLSRKLPIPSSIISPYRLIIILRLIILGFFFHYRLLHPVHDAYGLWVTSVICEIWFAISWILDQFPKWCPVRRETYLDRLSLRYEKEGKPTELASIDIFVSTVDPTKEPPLITANTVLSILAVDYPVDKVACYVSDDGAAMLTFEALSETSEFARKWVPFCKKFSIEPRAPEWYFSQKIDYLKNKVHPAFVKQRRAMKREYEEFKVRINGLVSMAQKVPEEGWTMQDGTPWPGNNVRNHPGLIQVFLGHVGVHDIEGNELPRLVYVSREKRPGFEHHKKAGAMNALVRVSAVISNAPYLLNVDCDHYINNSKALREAMCFMMDPSLGKRVCYVQFPQRFDGIDRHDRYSNRNIVFFDINMRGLDGIQGPIYVGTGCVFRRQALYGYDAPVKKKPPGKTCNCPRCCCLCCGSRKGKKVKQRDPKKKKMKHRESSNQIYALETIQGGIKGIYTEQASKTSPDELEKKFGQSPVFIASTLLENGGIPDEARPASLLKEAIQVISCGYEDKTDWGKEVGWIYGSVTEDILTGFKMHCHGWRSVYCIPKRPAFKGSAPINLSDRLHQVLRWALGSVEIFFSKHCPVWYGYGGGLKWLERFSYINSVVYPWTSIPLIIYCTLPAICLLTGKFIVPEISNYASIVFMALFISIAATGIIEMRWGGVGIDDWWRNEQFWVIGGVSSHLFALFQGLLKVLAGVNTNFTVTSKAGDDGEYSELYLFKWTSLLIPPTTLLIINIVAVVVGISDAINNGYESWGPLFGKLFFALWVIVHLYPFLKGLIGKKDRLPTIILVWSILLASLLTLLWVRINPFLTKDGLVLEVCGLDCD